The following proteins are co-located in the Triticum aestivum cultivar Chinese Spring chromosome 1A, IWGSC CS RefSeq v2.1, whole genome shotgun sequence genome:
- the LOC123070143 gene encoding uncharacterized protein, whose product MASANRALNPSLISGLLNSIEHLNGTNFPTWKEQISINIGVMDLDYALREKAPVPLSSDDENLAERTKVYEANKEKWEHSNRLSLMIMKSTITLGIRGAIPDSECAKTYLASVEEQFKGSTKVYASTLIMKMLTTKYDGASGVREHIMTMNDMAAKLKGMDMEISEGFLVHFIMTSLPVEFGPFKINYNTQKEKWTMGELTAMCVQEEERLKIERKDYAHLTSMNSGKRKFNGENKTQKKLGPSHKAE is encoded by the exons ATGGCCTCTGCAAACAGAG CTTTGAACCCATCACTTATTTCTGGGCTCCTAAACTCAATTGAGCACCTCAATGGGACTAACTTTCCTACATGGAAGGAGCAGATTTCCATTAACATTGGGGTCATGGATCTTGACTACGCACTTAGGGAGAAGGCTCCAGTTCCCTTGTCCTCTGATGATGAAAACCTTGCCGAGAGAACTAAGGTTTATGAGGCTAACAAGGAGAAGTGGGAGCACTccaatcgattgtccctcatgaTCATGAAAAGCACAATTACTCTTGGGATTAGGGGAGCTATCCCCGATTCCGAATGTGCTAAAACTTATCTGGCATCGGTGGAGGAACAATTTAAAGGCTCCACAAAAGTCTATGCCAGTACACTGATCATGAAAATGCTCACCACTAAGTATGATGGTGCAAGCGGTGTGAGAGAACATATCATGACTATGAACGATATGGCCGCAAAATTAAAGGGCATGGACATGGAGATTTCTGAGGGCTTCTTGGTTCATTTCATTATGACCTCCCTTCCTGTGGAGTTTGGTCCATTCAAGATCAACTATAACACACAGAAGGAGAAGTGGACCATGGGTGAGCTCACGGCTATGTGCGTTCAAGAAGAGGAGCGACTTAAGATTGAGAGAAAAGATTACGCTCATCTTACTTCCATGAACTCAGGGAAGAGAAAGTTTAATGGTGAAAATAAGACTCAGAAAAAATTAGGTCCTTCACATAAGGCCGAATAA
- the LOC123070201 gene encoding uncharacterized protein, with protein MAKKEIHSERDRGFYKAYIQLMISTLGLESKVKLVYECHHLLESAVVLFMVAQSFGSLLNEQNTDLIIYKEDFSVLMVVVGLRLLLWYYLKRFGQTCYRAAAVVLLHYVLLLLINKRYIRIAIVPVIFFVFIGVLANEFKENPAKKFEENPSFQYDNIITPPAEKRIGKEKTYDSGEEIVFGESSFGDHDSSEDVVFVHGPESSQGRMKMEVISCCLQLSFVICTQFSEQQGGTFVLSHFFLFINSSLGALAVMIAASPIGTSPGAVQVLLALHKFYLIMLPIATCTMAAEWLGSGAISLYMPEFIVLIVWFTNHFDHAGREGRINSATRGLVVVQLLLRNPLMVLAVPSAVYDPEMLVSWFRGSFRVSSSSSALSYLHVWMLHQWPGKTLNSTGPIKLLKFSAEFSFYMALLLAGPSAVLAIISGDQASRILILYTVRLPFCTGLYLYQGTDNIGLKNILWTMLISLVPRFRRNKVNSAPHCHPKAI; from the coding sequence GCTTATATCCAACTTATGATATCAACCCTTGGACTTGAAAGCAAAGTGAAATTAGTGTACGAGTGCCATCATCTTTTGGAGTCAGCAGTCGTCCTTTTTATGGTTGCACAATCATTCGGGTCCCTGCTAAATGAACAAAATACAGATCTGATAATATATAAGGAGGATTTCAGCGTGCTCATGGTCGTTGTGGGGCTGCGATTGCTGCTGTGGTACTATTTGAAAAGATTTGGTCAGACTTGCTACAGAGCTGCCGCAGTGGTGCTGCTACATTATGTCTTATTACTTCTGATCAACAAAAGGTATATCAGAATTGCTATCGTTCCTGTTATCTTCTTTGTCTTCATAGGTGTACTTGCGAATGAATTTAAGGAGAATCCTGCCAAGAAATTTGAGGAGAATCCTAGTTTCCAGTACGACAACATTATCACACCCCCCGCTGAGAAGCGTATAGGAAAAGAGAAAACATACGACAGCGGTGAGGAGATTGTATTTGGAGAGAGCTCTTTTGGAGATCACGACAGCAGTGAAGATGTTGTATTTGTACATGGCCCTGAGAGTTCCCAGGGGCGGATGAAAATGGAAGTGATTTCTTGTTGTTTGCAGTTATCATTCGTGATATGTACTCAATTCAGCGAACAACAAGGCGGTACTTTTGTTCTCTCTCACTTCTTTCTGTTCATCAATTCGTCTCTAGGTGCACTAGCAGTGATGATAGCCGCATCCCCTATTGGAACCAGTCCTGGTGCAGTACAGGTGCTGCTAGCGCTGCACAAGTtctatcttataatgctaccgatagCAACTTGCACAATGGCCGCAGAGTGGCTAGGGAGTGGCGCCATAAGTCTTTACATGCCGGAGTTCATTGTATTGATTGTATGGTTCACTAATCACTTTGATCATGCTGGTCGGGAAGGGCGTATCAACTCTGCCACACGGGgcctagtagtagtacaactactCTTGCGAAACCCACTCATGGTATTAGCAGTTCCGTCAGCTGTATATGACCCGGAAATGTTGGTGTCCTGGTTCAGAGGCTCGTTTCGCGTCTCTAGCTCTTCGTCGGCTCTGTCCTACTTGCACGTTTGGATGCTACATCAATGGCCGGGGAAGACATTAAACTCGACTGGACCAATCAAACTGCTCAAGTTTTCTGCGGAATTTAGCTTTTATATGGCACTTCTGCTGGCTGGACCGTCGGCTGTTCTGGCAATCATATCTGGAGATCAAGCTTCAAGGATACTGATTCTGTATACAGTACGGTTACCATTTTGTACAGGACTATATCTTTATCAGGGGACTGATAATATAGGACTAAAGAATATTCTGTGGACTATGCTGATATCACTAGTGCCAAGATTTCGTCGGAACAAAGTAAACAGTGCGCCACACTGCCATCCAAAGGCCATATGA